The Chlamydia trachomatis A/HAR-13 nucleotide sequence TATGATCATCTTATGACAGGCTCTACAGCAAGATTACGGCTTCGTAATCGAACAGTTTTGGTAAAAGCTAGGGGAGTAATCATAGAAAGTATATATTGATAGTGTTTTTGGGGCTGCCCTAGTGGGTTCAGCAGATTGCTGAAAGAAAAACACTTCTTGTTTTTTATCTCTATAATTAGAGGTTTATAAACAAAATAATAAAATATTTTGATATATTGAATAATTATCTGCCTGTTTGATTAGCATTGTAGTGAGTTTTATGGCTAAAGATAAAAAAACAAATCCAGAATCCAAAAAAAGTTTTCCTACTGCTTTTTTCTTTCTCTTGTTCGGAGTGATTTTTGGCGTAGTCACAGTTCAAAACTTTTTCTCTGCTAAAAAGGCTTCGGTAGGCTTCAGTCATCAACTCGAACATCTTGTTAACCTGAAATTACTCATTCCAGAAGAGAGTCGCAAGACTGCCTTGAACGATAATTTAGTGTCATTTAGTGGTCGTTTCCGCGAGGTGGTCCCTGCTGAAGGTCAGGTTCGGTATCAATATCTTGATCTTATTGAACGTAAGCATCAGATCGACTTTGAGCTGGAAGAGGCGAGTAAGTCTTTAACGGTTTTATCAAAAGAAGTGCGTAATGCGATCACTTGGTTTTCAGCTATTTCTGGAATGCCTATCCCTGAAGCAGGCTATACTATTTCTCCTCGAACGGATGTTGGGCTCTCTGTTTTAGAACCTTTAGTGGTTTACGGCCCTGTAGATGCTCAAATTGTGAACCTTGCTGCGCTAGAAAATCGGGTGCGCTCTTTGCCTAAATCTACAGAAAGTCTTAGAGTTTTTGGTTCGGATCTCTATGCATTAATTGGGAAATATCTTTCTCCAGCTCTTGGTATCGGGTCTGAATCCTTAAAAAAAGAAATCAAAGATTTGCATCAGCAAGTAGAAAACTCCTTAACTCAGGTTATAGAAGGGGATCAGGCTGTTGCTTTGTATAAAACTGTGCTTGAGACGTTGCATAGAATTTCCTTAGCACTAGTTTCTCCTGAAGAAGGGACTCGTTTCCATCAATTACGCTCTGTACGTCTATATCGTGAAGATTTCAACCGATGTGTCAAATTATTAGGGGAGAGTGATGAGACTCAGGTGCAGCTCGATAAGTTGAGAGGCGAATTAGTCCAAGCTGTTTGGTATTTCAATAACCAAGAACTCTCTTCTCGAGCTTTGGAGAAACAAGATCCTGAAGTGTTTAGTCGTTGGTTTAAAGGCGCTAAACAGGAATGGGCAGCATTCTCTTCAAATAAATCTTTATCATTTAGAGCTCCAGATCAACCGCGTAATTTAGTTTTAGAGAAGACTTTCAGAAGTGAAGAGCCAACGCCTCATTACTCTGGTTATTTATTCACTTTTATGCCAATTATTTTGGTTCTGCTGTTTATCTACTTTATCTTTTCTCGTCAGGTCAAAGGGATGAACGGTTCTGCTATGTCGTTCGGAAAATCTCCTGCGCGCTTGTTAGCAAAAGGACAAAACAAAGTAACTTTTGCGGATGTAGCAGGGATAGAGGAAGCCAAAGAAGAACTCGTTGAGATCGTAGATTTCTTGAAGAATCCTACTAAATTTACTAGTTTAGGAGGGCGTATCCCTAAAGGAATTCTTCTCATAGGAGCTCCAGGGACAGGGAAAACATTGATAGCTAAGGCTGTCGCTGGTGAGGCTGATCGACCTTTCTTCTCCATAGCCGGTTCTGATTTCGTTGAAATGTTTGTTGGGGTTGGAGCAAGTAGAATCCGAGATATGTTCGAGCAGGCGAAGCGTAATGCTCCTTGCATTATCTTCATTGATGAAATCGACGCAGTTGGAAGACATCGTGGTGCTGGTATTGGAGGTGGTCATGACGAGAGAGAGCAGACTCTAAACCAGCTGTTAGTAGAAATGGATGGTTTTGGTACTAACGAAGGAGTCATCCTTATGGCTGCTACCAACCGGCCGGATGTTTTGGACAAGGCTTTATTGCGTCCAGGACGTTTTGATCGTCGTGTTGTTGTGAATCTTCCTGATATAAAAGGTCGTTTTGAAATTCTCGCTGTCCACGCCAAACGCATTAAGCTAGATCCTACTGTAGATCTTATGGCGGTTGCGCGTAGTACTCCAGGAGCTTCAGGAGCTGATTTGGAAAATCTTCTTAACGAAGCAGCATTATTGGCTGCTAGAAAAGATCGTACAGCGGTGACAGCAGTTGAAGTTGCAGAAGCTCGAGACAAGGTTCTGTATGGTAAAGAACGTCGTAGTTTAGAGATGGATGCTCAAGAGAAAAAAACAACGGCATACCACGAGTCAGGGCATGCTATTGTAGGGCTTTGTGTTGAGCATTCGGATCCTGTAGATAAGGTGACGATTATTCCAAGAGGCTTATCTTTAGGAGCCACGCATTTCCTTCCAGAAAAAAATAAATTAAGCTACTGGAAGAAAGAGCTTTATGATCAGTTAGCGGTTCTTATGGGAGGCCGTGCTGCTGAACAGATTTTCCTCGGTGATGTTTCTAGTGGAGCGCAACAAGATATTGCTCAGGCAACAAAGATTGTTCGGAGCATGATTTGTGAATGGGGAATGAGCGAT carries:
- the ftsH gene encoding ATP-dependent zinc metalloprotease FtsH, with product MAKDKKTNPESKKSFPTAFFFLLFGVIFGVVTVQNFFSAKKASVGFSHQLEHLVNLKLLIPEESRKTALNDNLVSFSGRFREVVPAEGQVRYQYLDLIERKHQIDFELEEASKSLTVLSKEVRNAITWFSAISGMPIPEAGYTISPRTDVGLSVLEPLVVYGPVDAQIVNLAALENRVRSLPKSTESLRVFGSDLYALIGKYLSPALGIGSESLKKEIKDLHQQVENSLTQVIEGDQAVALYKTVLETLHRISLALVSPEEGTRFHQLRSVRLYREDFNRCVKLLGESDETQVQLDKLRGELVQAVWYFNNQELSSRALEKQDPEVFSRWFKGAKQEWAAFSSNKSLSFRAPDQPRNLVLEKTFRSEEPTPHYSGYLFTFMPIILVLLFIYFIFSRQVKGMNGSAMSFGKSPARLLAKGQNKVTFADVAGIEEAKEELVEIVDFLKNPTKFTSLGGRIPKGILLIGAPGTGKTLIAKAVAGEADRPFFSIAGSDFVEMFVGVGASRIRDMFEQAKRNAPCIIFIDEIDAVGRHRGAGIGGGHDEREQTLNQLLVEMDGFGTNEGVILMAATNRPDVLDKALLRPGRFDRRVVVNLPDIKGRFEILAVHAKRIKLDPTVDLMAVARSTPGASGADLENLLNEAALLAARKDRTAVTAVEVAEARDKVLYGKERRSLEMDAQEKKTTAYHESGHAIVGLCVEHSDPVDKVTIIPRGLSLGATHFLPEKNKLSYWKKELYDQLAVLMGGRAAEQIFLGDVSSGAQQDIAQATKIVRSMICEWGMSDHLGTVAYDERSEAAPTGYGSYHEKNYSEETAKAIDNELKTLLDAAYQRALDIINSHKEELELMTQMLIEFETLDSKDVKEIMDHSWDADKKRARMKEEGMLYKKISEDLPPPPPQENVQDGTSLKFNTST